DNA sequence from the Amycolatopsis sp. Hca4 genome:
CGCGGCAGCTTGCCGACCTTCTCGGTGTGCACGAAGAACTGGTAGACGAGGTCGATCGACAGCCCGGTCAGGATCATCCACGGCGGGATGCCGCCCAGCGCCAGCACCGACCAGAACGGCAGCTGGAAGTACGGTGTCCACTTCTGGCGCAACGCCGTCGAGAAGTTGTAGTGCTCGCTGGAGTGGTGCACCTGGTGGCCGGCCCACAGCAGCCGCACGCGGTGGCTGGCGCGGTGGTAGGCGTAGAACACCAGTTCCTGGCCGAGCAGCATGAGTACCCACGTCCACCAGTCGCGCGGGTCGAACCGGACCGGGGCGAGTTCGAACAGCGCCGCGAACACGACCAGCATCACCAGCCGGAACACCGCGTTGACGCCGACCGCGACCGTGCCCATCAGCATGCTCGTCCGGGTGTCGGCGACGCTGTAGCCGACCACGTTGTCGTCGTGGCCGAGCACGTGCACGGCGACGATTTCGATCGTCACGAACAGCAGGAACACCGGGATCGCGAACAACACGGGGTCGCGCAGGTGCGCCAGGAACTCGGCCACGTCGCCTCCTTTGATCTGACCTCACGGTAACTTACCCTAGGGTCACTTTACGCACGGTAGGCTCTGCCGCGTGACGGAGTCAAGGGCGGTCGGGACCAAGGGGATGCCGCGCGAAGAGCGCGAGGCCCAGCTCGTCGTGGCCGGCACCGAGGAGTTCGGCCGGGCCGGGTACGCGGGCGCGTCGATGGTCGAGATCGCGCGCCGGGTCGGGGTCACGAAGCCGTTGCTGTACCAGTACTTCGGCTCGAAGGACGGGCTCTACCTGGCCTGCCTGCACCGCGCCGGCGGCCGCCTCACCGACGGCGTGGCCGCGACCATGGCGGCCGGCGGCGAGCCCGACCAGATGCCGCTGAAGGTGCTCTCGGCGATCTTCACGACGTTCGACCACGACCGCTACGCCTGGCGCCTCCTGCGCGACGCGACAGTGCCCTCGACCGGTGACATCGCCGCGGCGGCCGCCGACTACCGCCGCCGGCTGGACGCGTTCGCGGTGCTCGGCGCGACGCAGCTGCTGACCTCCCGCGGCCTGGCCGACCCGGCGGACATCGAGGCGGTGGCGCAGGTGTGGACCGGCGTGGTCGACTCGCTGATCAGCTGGTGGATCGACCGCCCCGATGAAGACGCGGCGGCGAT
Encoded proteins:
- a CDS encoding sterol desaturase family protein, yielding MAEFLAHLRDPVLFAIPVFLLFVTIEIVAVHVLGHDDNVVGYSVADTRTSMLMGTVAVGVNAVFRLVMLVVFAALFELAPVRFDPRDWWTWVLMLLGQELVFYAYHRASHRVRLLWAGHQVHHSSEHYNFSTALRQKWTPYFQLPFWSVLALGGIPPWMILTGLSIDLVYQFFVHTEKVGKLPRWFEYVFNTPSHHRVHHGSDAEYLDANYGGILILWDRLFGSFVPEGKRPTYGLTKNIGTYNLLKVGFHEYGSILRDLRGARTWRERAGYVFGPPGWQPARALAPAQ
- a CDS encoding TetR/AcrR family transcriptional regulator, with the protein product MTESRAVGTKGMPREEREAQLVVAGTEEFGRAGYAGASMVEIARRVGVTKPLLYQYFGSKDGLYLACLHRAGGRLTDGVAATMAAGGEPDQMPLKVLSAIFTTFDHDRYAWRLLRDATVPSTGDIAAAAADYRRRLDAFAVLGATQLLTSRGLADPADIEAVAQVWTGVVDSLISWWIDRPDEDAAAMTARCARIMGGLFGW